A genome region from Aliivibrio salmonicida LFI1238 includes the following:
- the tnpB gene encoding IS66 family insertion sequence element accessory protein TnpB (TnpB, as the term is used for proteins encoded by IS66 family insertion elements, is considered an accessory protein, since TnpC, encoded by a neighboring gene, is a DDE family transposase.), with protein sequence MNVFTDVSTIYLHRDFVDFRKAINGLVVIVEQEMQLSPFSDALFIFCNKPRDKLKILYWDKTGFALWYKRLDEDRFKWPRNINNDTLALSEQQLTLLLQGFDILGHQPVHYQTTL encoded by the coding sequence ATGAATGTATTTACTGATGTTTCCACCATTTATCTTCATCGTGATTTTGTCGATTTTCGCAAGGCCATTAATGGCCTTGTCGTGATTGTTGAGCAAGAAATGCAACTATCACCGTTTAGTGATGCTCTATTTATATTTTGCAATAAGCCTCGTGATAAACTCAAAATATTGTATTGGGATAAAACAGGATTCGCTTTATGGTACAAGCGATTAGATGAAGACCGCTTCAAATGGCCACGAAATATAAATAACGATACGTTAGCATTATCAGAGCAGCAACTGACACTGCTATTACAAGGTTTTGATATCTTAGGACATCAACCGGTACATTATCAAACAACCCTTTAA
- the leuO gene encoding transcriptional regulator LeuO, with the protein MSMSEFSSASNSVRAEQVLRGVDLNLLTVFDAVMQEQNITRAAQNLGMSQPAVSNAVSRLKVMFNDELFIRHGRGIQPTQRARQLFAPMRQALQLVKNELPSSTFIPETSMRQFKLSICSPSDIRFAPRIMRDIQQKSPHISLKLSGEHEADIAQKLRYQEIDFVIDYVRFDEPGFMSTELFTDELVVVAAVNHPRIQGMITKEQLANEKHAVPARIENTKGFADHLYQDAIYEQAYKGASISNILYVVSQSELITVAPKWLVSSMPNRDQLAILPLPIESKGISGYLSWHDSYQKDKGHIWMRDQLMLICGEEVVASSKGMMF; encoded by the coding sequence ATGAGTATGTCTGAATTTTCCTCTGCATCTAATAGCGTTAGAGCAGAACAAGTATTACGTGGAGTAGATTTAAATCTACTGACTGTTTTTGATGCAGTAATGCAAGAGCAAAATATTACTCGAGCAGCTCAAAACCTAGGTATGTCACAACCGGCAGTGAGTAATGCGGTATCACGACTAAAAGTGATGTTTAATGATGAACTCTTTATTCGCCATGGTCGTGGTATTCAACCAACGCAACGTGCTCGTCAATTATTCGCACCAATGCGTCAAGCACTGCAATTGGTAAAAAATGAATTACCAAGTTCGACGTTTATTCCTGAAACATCAATGAGACAATTTAAGCTCTCAATTTGTAGCCCTTCGGATATTCGTTTTGCTCCACGAATCATGAGAGATATTCAGCAAAAATCGCCTCATATTAGTTTAAAGTTGTCTGGTGAACATGAAGCGGATATTGCTCAAAAGCTTCGTTATCAAGAAATTGACTTTGTGATTGATTATGTTCGTTTTGACGAACCTGGTTTTATGAGCACTGAGTTATTTACTGATGAATTAGTGGTTGTTGCTGCCGTTAATCACCCTCGAATTCAGGGTATGATTACTAAAGAGCAATTGGCAAATGAGAAACATGCTGTTCCTGCTCGTATTGAAAATACAAAAGGGTTTGCAGACCATTTATATCAAGATGCTATTTATGAGCAAGCTTACAAAGGGGCTAGCATCAGCAACATTCTTTATGTTGTTTCTCAATCAGAGTTGATTACGGTTGCTCCTAAGTGGTTGGTCAGTTCAATGCCAAACCGCGATCAACTGGCTATTCTTCCATTGCCAATTGAATCAAAAGGGATCAGTGGCTATTTAAGCTGGCATGACTCGTACCAAAAAGACAAAGGTCATATTTGGATGCGTGATCAATTGATGCTTATTTGTGGCGAAGAAGTCGTTGCTTCAAGTAAAGGTATGATGTTTTAG
- a CDS encoding bifunctional aspartate kinase/homoserine dehydrogenase II, producing MTTSLVQRQLHKFGGSSLSDPECYRRVATILKEYSNEHDLVVVSAAGNTTNRILEWIDNLSKDGRLAHDTLESLRHYQQQLISELLEPDQAEVLQALLHKELIAIGQLHAPLNEVQQADVLGHGEIWSSRLLSAYLNQIELKSAPLDSRHFLRAERGAQPEVDRVLSWPLFKEQIAQHPHGRLVITGFMARDQKGETVLLGRNGSDYSATMIGALAEVSRVTIWSDVAGVFSADPRKVEDACLLPLLRLDEASELARLAAPVLHSRTLQPVAQSALDLSLRCSYQPESGSTRIERVLASGRGAKIVTSLDDVYLIQLGFGRGQDFERAQTEVLSLLTRAQLQPLALEAQADKFTLLLAYTSEIVSDALDMLQNTAVHAEIKLKEGYSMVAAVGAGVTANAIHSHGFYHQLKNRPLEFVCESESGLSLVAILRKLDTDELINEIHTSLFQAQKRVGLVLCGHGNIGAQWLTLFTQQKRILEKRRGMIFSLVGVVDSHRYWFDFDGIDSASVVSHFDDEAVSYEEFEWIEKIGSVQGYDDVVILDVTASSELASQYTKIAEQGMHLISANKVAGSAPSHEYQAVVDAFAKTGRHWLYNATVGAGLPINHTVQDLRESGDSIVALSGIFSGTLSWLFQQYTGETPFTELVDLAWQQGLTEPDPRHDLDGSDVMRKLVILARESGLQIEPNQIEVESLVPAELQQVSLDDFLAKGDALNEALSERLEQAQREQKVLRYVARLNKNGSATVGIEALSEHHALANLLPCDNIFAIESQWYKDNPLVIRGPGAGREVTAGAIQSDLNKISALF from the coding sequence ATGACAACGTCTTTGGTGCAACGTCAGTTACATAAATTTGGTGGCAGCAGTCTTTCTGATCCTGAGTGTTATCGCCGTGTGGCAACCATCTTAAAAGAATATTCAAACGAGCATGATCTTGTTGTTGTTTCTGCCGCGGGTAATACAACAAACCGTATTCTTGAATGGATTGATAACTTATCTAAAGATGGTCGTTTGGCTCACGATACATTGGAGTCTTTGCGTCATTATCAGCAACAGTTAATTTCTGAATTGTTAGAGCCAGATCAGGCGGAAGTATTGCAGGCATTGTTGCATAAAGAGTTGATTGCAATCGGTCAATTACATGCTCCGCTAAATGAAGTTCAACAAGCCGATGTGCTTGGTCATGGTGAAATATGGTCGTCTCGTTTGTTGTCGGCTTATTTAAACCAGATTGAATTAAAATCGGCACCGTTGGATTCTCGCCATTTTTTAAGAGCAGAAAGAGGGGCTCAGCCTGAGGTTGATCGTGTTCTTTCATGGCCTTTATTTAAAGAACAAATAGCACAACACCCTCATGGCCGTCTTGTTATTACTGGATTTATGGCCCGTGACCAAAAGGGTGAAACCGTATTATTAGGGCGTAATGGATCGGATTACTCAGCAACTATGATTGGTGCATTAGCTGAAGTTTCTCGTGTTACGATTTGGAGTGATGTTGCTGGGGTATTTAGTGCGGATCCTAGAAAAGTGGAAGACGCTTGTTTATTGCCGCTACTTCGTTTGGATGAAGCCAGTGAATTGGCTCGTTTAGCTGCCCCTGTTTTACATAGCAGAACATTACAGCCAGTAGCGCAAAGTGCGTTAGATTTGAGTCTACGTTGCAGTTATCAACCAGAATCGGGTTCAACACGCATTGAACGTGTCTTGGCCTCTGGTCGTGGCGCTAAAATTGTTACTTCGTTGGATGATGTGTACTTAATTCAACTTGGCTTTGGCCGTGGGCAAGATTTTGAACGAGCTCAAACCGAGGTGCTTTCTCTTTTAACTCGTGCTCAACTTCAACCTCTTGCGTTAGAAGCACAAGCCGATAAATTTACTTTATTACTTGCCTACACTTCAGAGATCGTCAGTGATGCTTTAGATATGCTGCAAAATACAGCGGTGCATGCTGAAATTAAATTAAAAGAAGGGTACTCAATGGTTGCAGCAGTAGGTGCTGGTGTAACGGCTAATGCCATTCATAGCCATGGTTTTTACCATCAATTAAAAAATAGACCTTTAGAGTTTGTGTGTGAATCGGAATCAGGGTTAAGTCTTGTTGCTATTCTTCGTAAATTAGACACCGATGAATTGATCAATGAGATTCATACCAGTTTATTTCAAGCTCAGAAACGAGTTGGCCTTGTTTTGTGTGGTCACGGTAATATTGGTGCGCAGTGGCTTACATTGTTTACTCAGCAAAAACGAATTTTAGAAAAACGTCGAGGCATGATTTTTTCATTAGTCGGAGTCGTTGACAGTCATCGATACTGGTTCGATTTTGACGGTATCGATAGTGCATCGGTAGTCAGCCATTTTGATGATGAAGCGGTGAGCTACGAAGAATTTGAATGGATTGAAAAAATCGGTTCAGTCCAAGGATACGATGACGTTGTTATTTTAGATGTAACGGCAAGCTCTGAGCTTGCAAGTCAATACACTAAAATTGCAGAACAAGGCATGCACTTGATCTCTGCAAATAAGGTCGCTGGTTCAGCACCAAGTCATGAATATCAAGCGGTTGTTGATGCGTTTGCAAAAACCGGTCGACATTGGTTATACAATGCAACGGTTGGCGCGGGATTACCAATTAATCATACTGTGCAAGATTTGCGTGAAAGCGGAGACAGCATTGTTGCACTCTCTGGGATCTTTTCTGGCACTCTTTCTTGGTTATTCCAACAATATACTGGAGAGACTCCCTTTACTGAGTTAGTCGATTTAGCATGGCAACAAGGATTGACAGAGCCAGATCCTAGGCATGATTTAGATGGTTCCGATGTAATGAGAAAGCTTGTTATTTTGGCAAGAGAGTCAGGGTTACAAATCGAACCGAATCAAATCGAAGTCGAATCGTTGGTTCCCGCCGAATTACAGCAAGTGAGTCTTGATGACTTCTTGGCAAAAGGTGATGCCTTAAATGAAGCATTATCGGAACGTTTGGAACAAGCGCAGCGAGAACAAAAAGTACTTCGTTATGTTGCCCGTTTGAATAAAAATGGCAGTGCAACGGTTGGGATTGAAGCGCTGTCTGAACATCATGCATTGGCTAATTTATTACCGTGCGATAATATTTTTGCGATTGAAAGTCAGTGGTATAAAGATAACCCTTTAGTGATAAGAGGGCCAGGCGCCGGAAGAGAGGTTACCGCTGGAGCAATCCAGTCTGATTTGAATAAAATTTCAGCGTTATTTTAA
- the metJ gene encoding met regulon transcriptional regulator MetJ, which produces MADWNGDYLSPYAEHGKKSEQVKKITVSIPTKVLQILTDERTRRQVSNLRHATNSELLCEAFLHAYTGQPLPTDEDLRKDRPDDIPTEAKALMTAMGIEFEAFDEE; this is translated from the coding sequence ATGGCTGATTGGAATGGTGACTATTTAAGTCCTTATGCCGAGCATGGTAAAAAAAGTGAACAGGTAAAAAAAATTACCGTGTCAATTCCAACGAAGGTACTACAAATCCTTACGGATGAACGTACTCGTCGTCAAGTAAGTAATCTTCGCCACGCCACAAACAGCGAATTGTTATGTGAAGCGTTTCTTCATGCTTATACTGGCCAACCATTGCCAACAGATGAAGATTTACGTAAAGATCGTCCTGATGATATTCCAACAGAAGCAAAAGCGTTAATGACCGCAATGGGCATTGAATTCGAAGCATTCGACGAAGAATAA
- a CDS encoding IS66-like element ISVsa2 family transposase — translation MIDKIKPLPDTIDELKALVLQLENKYNRLLEQFRLAQHQRFGKSSESDSTQFDLFNETEEEIIIENDDTQTITYTRQKPKRQRLPEDLPRTVIIHDIKDKTCKCCGLEMHAMGKDISEKLEFVPAKVEVIQHVRPKYACRNCEKNNTSVDIKQAPMPASPIPKGIATASLLAQIITAKFQYSLPLYRQETLFQQWGIIIGRRTMADWLIKCSVLFTPLNNELHRILLEQPTLHCDETTVNVLDVEKAKCYMWVYCSGYDSPGSGVLPGIVLYDYQSSRHGYHPVNFLKGYNGYLHTDGYQGYEQTEAILVGCWAHARRRFIEAQRVQVKGKTGSADWVLSKIQKLYRIESLLKEASPEAKYVARQTEARDLLKELRDWLDSAVSRVSPKTKLGEAISYTLNQWDKLVRYIDDGLLSIDNNRAERAVKPFVIGRKNWLFSGSTAGADSSAMLYSIVETAKANGLIPYDYIRYCLDRLCVGSPDIDSLLPWNVKDKV, via the coding sequence ATGATTGATAAAATAAAACCACTTCCTGATACCATTGACGAGCTGAAAGCACTTGTGCTTCAGCTTGAAAATAAATATAACCGTCTTCTAGAGCAATTTCGACTGGCTCAACATCAGCGCTTTGGTAAAAGCAGTGAATCTGACTCGACTCAATTTGATTTATTCAATGAAACAGAAGAAGAAATCATCATTGAAAATGATGACACACAAACGATTACCTACACTCGTCAAAAGCCAAAACGCCAACGCTTACCTGAAGACTTACCGCGTACTGTTATTATCCACGACATAAAAGATAAAACTTGTAAGTGTTGCGGTCTAGAGATGCATGCGATGGGTAAAGACATCAGTGAAAAGTTGGAATTTGTACCAGCTAAAGTGGAAGTTATTCAACATGTTCGTCCTAAATATGCTTGCCGAAATTGTGAAAAAAACAATACTTCAGTAGACATTAAACAAGCCCCAATGCCAGCGTCACCAATCCCTAAAGGGATTGCGACCGCAAGTTTACTTGCTCAAATTATTACGGCTAAATTTCAATACAGTCTTCCACTTTATCGTCAAGAAACGTTATTTCAGCAATGGGGTATCATTATTGGACGGCGAACGATGGCGGATTGGTTAATAAAATGCTCGGTACTATTTACCCCTCTTAATAACGAGTTACATCGTATTTTGCTTGAACAACCCACTCTGCATTGTGATGAAACAACGGTAAATGTGTTGGATGTTGAAAAAGCAAAATGTTATATGTGGGTCTACTGCTCTGGCTATGATTCTCCAGGCTCTGGTGTTTTGCCTGGAATTGTACTTTATGATTATCAATCTAGCAGGCATGGCTACCATCCAGTTAACTTTTTAAAAGGTTATAACGGGTATTTACATACCGATGGTTACCAAGGTTATGAACAAACTGAAGCGATTTTAGTTGGCTGTTGGGCACACGCACGTCGACGATTTATTGAGGCTCAACGTGTTCAAGTAAAAGGGAAAACAGGGAGTGCAGATTGGGTATTGAGTAAAATCCAAAAGCTATACCGGATCGAATCGTTATTAAAAGAGGCTTCCCCTGAAGCCAAGTATGTTGCTCGGCAGACAGAAGCCCGCGATTTACTTAAAGAGCTCCGTGATTGGCTTGATAGCGCAGTTAGTCGAGTATCACCTAAAACAAAATTAGGTGAGGCGATTAGCTATACATTAAATCAATGGGATAAATTAGTTCGTTATATTGATGATGGATTGTTATCTATTGATAACAATCGAGCAGAGCGAGCGGTTAAACCGTTTGTTATCGGCCGGAAAAACTGGTTATTTTCGGGTTCAACGGCTGGTGCAGATTCAAGTGCAATGCTTTACAGCATTGTAGAAACAGCAAAGGCAAACGGATTAATCCCTTACGATTATATTAGGTATTGTCTAGATCGTTTATGTGTTGGATCGCCAGATATCGATTCACTTTTACCTTGGAATGTAAAAGACAAGGTGTAG
- a CDS encoding O-succinylhomoserine (thiol)-lyase, with product MSERKPATIAVRTGIETDSQHNAVVPPIYLSTNYSFPEFGDVPTYDYARSGNPTRTQLETTLSDLECGAGAVVTNCGTAALNLMVSALLGPDDLIVAPHDCYGGTYRLFNTRANKGDFQTLFVDQSNAAALDEALAKKPKLILLETPSNPLVRVVDIAEICKKAAEVGALVAVDNTFLSPVLQQPLTLGADFVLHSTTKYINGHSDVVGGVIISKTKEHADELAWWGNCIGATGTAFDSYLTLRGIRTLSARMRVHEENAMEVLKCLQQQELVGTIYHPSLPEHPGHEIAKRQQAGFGAMLSFELNGSLDQLKVFVKALKYFSLAESLGGVESLIAHPGTMTHRAMSDEAQAAAGLVPTLLRISVGLEDSRDLIADLTQAFAVAAEVK from the coding sequence ATGAGCGAGAGAAAACCTGCAACTATTGCTGTTCGTACTGGCATTGAAACCGATTCACAACACAATGCGGTTGTGCCTCCTATCTATTTATCGACTAATTATAGCTTTCCAGAATTTGGAGATGTTCCAACGTACGATTACGCTCGCTCAGGGAATCCAACCCGAACTCAATTAGAAACAACATTGTCTGATTTAGAGTGTGGTGCGGGGGCGGTGGTGACGAACTGTGGCACTGCGGCTCTTAATTTAATGGTATCAGCCTTGCTTGGTCCTGATGATTTAATTGTTGCCCCTCATGACTGCTATGGCGGCACTTATCGACTCTTTAACACCAGAGCAAATAAAGGTGATTTTCAAACGTTGTTTGTGGATCAGTCTAATGCCGCCGCTTTAGATGAAGCGCTTGCTAAAAAGCCAAAACTGATCTTATTAGAAACGCCTTCCAATCCATTAGTTCGCGTAGTCGATATTGCCGAAATTTGTAAAAAAGCGGCAGAAGTCGGTGCATTAGTTGCGGTTGATAACACGTTCCTTTCTCCTGTATTACAGCAGCCACTGACTCTTGGGGCTGATTTCGTTCTTCATTCCACAACAAAATACATTAATGGGCATTCAGACGTTGTTGGTGGTGTGATCATATCTAAAACGAAAGAACATGCCGATGAATTGGCATGGTGGGGGAACTGCATTGGTGCAACAGGTACTGCATTTGATAGCTATTTAACCCTGCGAGGAATTCGTACTCTTAGTGCTCGTATGCGAGTGCATGAAGAAAATGCGATGGAAGTATTAAAATGCTTACAACAGCAAGAGTTAGTGGGAACGATCTATCACCCTAGTCTACCTGAGCACCCAGGGCATGAAATAGCAAAGCGTCAGCAAGCGGGTTTTGGTGCAATGCTGAGTTTTGAATTAAACGGTTCGTTAGACCAACTTAAAGTTTTTGTGAAAGCGTTAAAATATTTCTCTTTAGCTGAATCGTTAGGAGGAGTAGAAAGTCTGATTGCTCATCCGGGAACGATGACACATAGAGCGATGTCAGATGAAGCTCAGGCTGCTGCCGGTTTGGTGCCGACGTTATTACGTATTTCTGTTGGCCTAGAAGACAGTAGAGATTTAATCGCAGATCTTACACAAGCGTTTGCTGTGGCTGCAGAGGTGAAATAA
- a CDS encoding AMP-dependent synthetase/ligase, which yields MTIQNPHIVKEIRQHIATRANDTALRERKCGAWSDTQCSAWSDITWGEFGQQMDTLSLALLAHGLKIQEKVGIFANNMPRWTVADFATMQLRSVPVPIYPTNTPTQAAYVINDANIRILFVGEQAQYNSAVVIFEQCPQLTHIVALSDDIDLNDHEAGISWNDFISAANESHQEELTHRLDTAEMDDLLTLIYTSGTTGEPKGVMLDYTNIGSQLEGHNTNLALTEKDVSLCFLPLSHVFERAWTFYVLYKGAINCYLPNTNLIKDALIEVKPTVMCAVPRFYEKIFSTVHEKVSRAPAHRKVMFTWAVNMGAKMSACKQEAREPSWILKQSHKIADKLVLSKLRMILGGNINFMPCGGAKLDATIGRFFHALGVNVKLGYGMTETTATISCWEDGKFHPDSIGTLMPGAEVKIGKKNEILVRGPMVMKGYYNKPEETALTFTEDGFLKTGDAGEFDADGNLYITDRIKELMKTSGGKYIAPQVIEGAIGKDHFIEQIAVIADTRKFVSALIVPCYDALEEYAKELNIAYHDRMELVKNSEIVEMLEKRVANLQKELARFEQVKKFTLLSKAFSMDKGELTPTQKLRRKVISERYQDEIEEMYDEKKEKAE from the coding sequence ATGACTATTCAAAATCCACATATTGTAAAAGAGATCCGCCAGCACATTGCAACTCGTGCAAATGACACTGCATTACGTGAACGTAAATGTGGCGCTTGGAGTGACACTCAGTGCTCAGCATGGAGTGACATCACTTGGGGTGAATTTGGTCAGCAAATGGATACTCTGTCTTTAGCACTATTAGCTCATGGATTGAAAATACAAGAGAAAGTAGGGATCTTCGCCAATAATATGCCTCGCTGGACTGTTGCTGATTTTGCAACAATGCAATTGCGTTCAGTGCCTGTGCCTATTTATCCAACGAACACACCAACACAAGCGGCTTATGTTATTAATGACGCAAATATCCGCATATTATTTGTGGGTGAACAAGCGCAGTATAATTCGGCGGTTGTGATTTTTGAACAATGCCCACAATTAACTCATATTGTTGCGTTAAGTGATGACATTGATTTAAATGATCACGAAGCTGGTATTTCGTGGAATGACTTCATTTCTGCAGCAAATGAATCTCATCAAGAAGAGTTAACTCATCGCCTTGATACGGCTGAAATGGATGATTTGCTGACATTGATCTACACCTCTGGTACGACAGGGGAGCCAAAAGGGGTAATGCTAGATTACACCAATATTGGTTCTCAATTAGAGGGACATAACACGAATTTAGCGCTAACGGAAAAAGACGTATCATTGTGTTTCTTACCGTTATCGCATGTTTTTGAACGTGCTTGGACGTTTTACGTTCTTTATAAAGGCGCGATTAACTGCTATTTACCAAACACAAACTTAATTAAAGACGCACTCATTGAAGTTAAACCAACGGTTATGTGTGCGGTTCCTCGTTTTTACGAGAAGATTTTCTCAACGGTCCATGAAAAAGTATCCCGTGCTCCTGCTCATCGTAAAGTGATGTTTACTTGGGCTGTAAATATGGGGGCGAAGATGTCTGCTTGTAAACAAGAGGCACGTGAACCTTCATGGATACTGAAACAGTCTCATAAAATTGCAGATAAGTTAGTGTTGTCTAAATTACGAATGATTTTGGGTGGAAACATCAATTTTATGCCGTGTGGTGGCGCTAAATTGGATGCAACCATTGGCCGGTTTTTTCATGCGCTTGGCGTCAATGTTAAATTAGGTTATGGCATGACAGAAACCACAGCAACGATTTCATGCTGGGAAGACGGTAAATTTCATCCTGATTCTATAGGCACATTAATGCCTGGCGCTGAAGTTAAGATTGGCAAAAAGAATGAAATTCTAGTTCGTGGTCCGATGGTCATGAAAGGATATTATAATAAGCCAGAAGAAACCGCATTGACCTTTACTGAAGATGGTTTCCTAAAAACAGGCGATGCTGGTGAGTTTGATGCCGACGGTAATTTATACATTACTGATCGTATTAAAGAGCTTATGAAGACCTCTGGTGGTAAATATATTGCACCACAAGTGATTGAAGGAGCGATTGGTAAAGATCATTTTATTGAGCAAATTGCCGTTATTGCTGACACGCGTAAGTTTGTTTCTGCATTGATTGTTCCTTGTTATGATGCTCTTGAAGAATACGCAAAAGAGTTGAATATTGCTTACCATGACCGTATGGAATTAGTTAAGAACAGTGAAATTGTCGAAATGCTTGAAAAGCGTGTCGCTAATTTACAAAAAGAATTGGCTCGTTTTGAACAAGTGAAAAAATTCACATTATTATCGAAAGCATTTTCGATGGATAAAGGTGAATTAACCCCAACACAAAAGTTACGTCGTAAAGTTATCAGTGAGCGTTATCAAGACGAAATTGAAGAAATGTACGATGAGAAGAAAGAGAAAGCAGAATAG